The genomic interval ACAAGACCGAAGACGTACAGAAGTCAGAGTTCACAACCCTGACGGCCTGAAAAGAGAAACTTTTTCTGAGTCTCTCTGTGTTGGACTTGTTGTTACAGATATGTTGCTGGAAGTTGTAACAGTCTGTTATTGCAGTGATGAGGTAATACATGATTTCTTCATGAGCCAGAAGGTTTGGCCATTTCTTCTTCACAGAGGGCAACAGAGGACTCTGATAGCAGTAAAATATGTTGACCTTAAATTTCCCATCCCCTCCTCCTGCTGAGAAATATTTGTGTATGAGCTCTGGACGTTTctttccatctctccctctcttgagCACAGATATTGTTGTCAAAGCTGTGGCTTTTTACAGCAGCACATTACAAGGAACTGAGGGCCCATCTGGTAAAATAAACAGTCAAATAAAAAAGAGGTTAACTGACCTTCTGTTACAGCGGGGTTATGGAAACACTAAAGCTttaacacctcctcctcctctacacaCACCTGGTCAAAAGTCCACGTCCCGGTTATGATCCCTTCATCTGGAAACAAAGAGTCACATAAACAAGTGTCATTTCCTCCAATTAGGAGCAGAAAGGAGGTCCCGAGATGaagagagacagcagcagcttCTGGAGTCAGCATGAAAGCTGCTCATTTGCTAACAGCCTGCTGGGTTAATTCAACCCCTGCATGAGTGTGTATGTTTTCACACTGGCCTACTGAACTCTTTCATTTCAGGCCATCAGAGGACCTCTGGTGTGGACAAATAGACTGAAAGGAATGCACACATGATAAAACACATGCAGAGTCATGACCGCACATTCACACTTTATCACGAACACTGAAGTCGATCCTTTCTAATACCTTTTTATGTCAGATTCCTGTGATTTTAAATGTCAAGTAAAGAGTCAGTGGTATCAGTAGCCTgtcctccatctactgtatgtgcctggctttatgtgtgtgtgtgttcacagctgGTTTTAATATAGGAGGAGCTGGCAGATATGAAAACGGTCAGAAGCAGTGAAGGGAAAAGGGGATTTAGAGCTAGAAACCATAACAGGAAAATAACACATATATCACAACCCCCTGTTGACTCAGGCATTCACATACTTTTCTATAATCAGTCTATACTTAACCCCAGAGTTTAAatcaatctaaaataaaaaacataatagcgAGGACATTCTTTCTTTCTGCAGCGCTCGTGATCAGTAAGTTCAAGATTCAAGAAAAGTTCAAGAGTTCAAGAAGATCAATAAGGCGTCATTATGTTACGTTACATATGGAACGTaacaaaactatcaaaacaGCTTTACACTCACTTTGAACTGTAGTTCTAATAACTAAAAGGGGTTGTTCGGAATAATCAATATTTGCTCTTTCttggggcggcagtagctcagtccgttGGGACTTGGTTTGGGAAACGGATAAGCACCAGTTCAAGTCCCCATACGGACCAAGCATGGGGACTTgtagctggagagatgccagtttgccGCCTGGGCACTGCCGATgagcccttgagcaaggcaccaaccTCCCAAAAACTGCTCCCCGGACTCTGtatagtagctgcccactgctctTAATgtactaggatgggttaaatgcagtagctaaatttcactgtgtacaatgtgtgaacataaaattggatttacattattaactatattttgaaaagagaaaaaaaagaattgtacTTATAACGTTTTTTACAAAATGGATTTTGACTTCACTACTTCGGTAAAATCTTGACAACTAATTCATCTTTCCTCGAATCAGTCCTCATCAGAGTACTTTCATACCATACTTGACACACCAACACAAGCACTACTTAAGTACTGTTAAACTCATGTACTCACACACAATACTTGTACTTGAGCTGGATTCTTACTCTCTAAAGTGCAGGACGTAATACTGCCAAAGTGGGAGTGAAGCCCTCCATATTACCAGGACTGTATGGAGTAGCTGAGAGTAGACAGCCCTCCGGGGACAGACAGTGAGTATTGGTTTGGACCGCAGCACACCCAAGAAACTGGCTGCACGCGTGCTTTGAGTCATGTCGACCGCAGAAAGCAATTCATCCTGCAGCAGCTCTCGATGTGGTGAACTTAAGTAGCAAAGATATCAACAGATTGCCTCCCTGGACTCCCATTTAAACACTGCTGATCACCTCTGGATGCTCCTGTTTACACTTTAAACACTGGTGTCAAAAGCAGTTCAGATAAGAGCAAGCGGAAAGTGTGAAGAGACGTAGAATGACAAGTCGTTTCAACACAATAGCACAATAGATGTGGCTTGACTGCACTTTTCCTAAAGCACACTGCCAGTGTCAACTGGAAACCTGTACTTCTTGCAGCTACTCGTCAGGAGCAGATTCCTAAAGGCAGACAGGAAGAAAGCTGCTGAAATATCAGATCAACACAAAGTTATGACTATATTACAACAACACATGTCCACTGACTTCACATTATCAGTAAACTGTCCACAGATATATTTTGACTCCTTTAAACACGTACAGCGTTTTTAGATTGTTTCGGTCAGGTGCTTCACACAGACTCAACTTGTAAATACAAAGTGACCCCTTTTGAAACAGAAGACAACAAATTATTTACATATTGTCCTACTTTAACTTGTATCAGTGCTTTAATAGGTACagccaaaataaaaatgtatattatgtCCATCCACcagcccaacaaacacaaacacacacacacacacacacacacacacactaggctTACAGAGAGACACCGCCACCTAGAGGtacataaataaaactacaTGTAGTTTAATCATTAAAgttggagacagaaaaagacaaaTTCTTTAGGGcttcaactaatgattattttctcaattagtctataaaatggttaaaaatgtcgatcagaatttcccaaagcccaagatgacgtcatcaaatgtcttgttttgtccacaactcaaagatattcagtttactgtcatagaggaggaaagaagccaggaaatattcacatttaagaagctgcaatcagagaatttagacctttttttttcttaaaaaattactccaactgattaatcgattatcaaaaatagttggcgattaatttaatagttgacaactaatcaatgcaGCTCTAAAATTCTTATCACGCGTGTGTGTAATTGCTACAGATTTCTTACTGATCCTTAACCAATGACGAGTGTTATGATCCCCCTGTCTCCTGTTCCTCTTAATCATCTTTGATGGTTTAAACTCCAAAGATAATGAATTTACAAACCAAGGCGAAACAAGACCCGTTGACTCTGGGAATACTGAAAAATGTAAATCGCAGTTTTTCAGACGTTTCAAAGAACAAAAGATTATTCTTTTTAAATGAGCGACATATTattcgataatgaaaataaccgcAGCCACAGCTCGTCTTTTAGAAAAAGTTAAAAGTACTCAAGACCAGTTGCCTTATTTaaagatttattaatttataatacAAGCTTTTATGTAGACCACATTGCATTttagtttttacatttattcatacgGAGCTAAACTTCATAGCAGTGACATTGattgacaaaaacacaaaccaaaggACACTCAATGGAAGGAATCAAAAGGTTTCCGACTGTTTCTGAAGAAACCGCAGCCCATCAACACTCCCAGTGCAccaccttgttttttttaagaccACATGCCCTCATCAGTCCTCATACAGTATGCCACGTGCATCACACACCCTCagacacgctcacacacacacactcgcccacACTAAAATTGAACAAATACCTATACACAAGATAAAAATCGATATATTTAAATTTCAATATTAATGATATTACTGAATTCCACGATAAAAGGCAAACAAGAAGTAAAGACAGCATCCAAATGAAAAGGAGGTGAAACGCCACCAAAATTTTTCCTTTTAACTTTTCATCCAAAGTGGGAGAAAACTCTCCCGCTGCCTCGTCCTCAGTGTCCAGTAGAGGGGGGTCTCACACCGACGACACGCCTTCTtcccatcttcaaccgcttctTCTGTCTGCATTTAACTGGCCCGCCGTGACGGCTCCCGTTACGAGGGAACATCGACGGCCTAGTCGATAAAAGTCAAAGCCAGAGGTTCGAAACCTGATGGCACACAAGCAACCCACCGATTCCTCCGACTCCATCTTTTACAAGTCTGTTCCCGTTTCTCGTGGACCTGAACGTCCCCTCAGGTGTTTCCTCTTCCTAATAAAAGTCTCCTCTCCATTGGTCCATTTCGAGGAACAAACAGGTGTAATGGCACGAACGCCACTGGTGCTGATACAGACCGACCGGTTCAGTTAGTGAGAAACGGTctcatgaggaggaggatggcaCATTTTCTACCACGTGGGGGAATTAAGGTCTGTtcctctgacaaaaaaaaataaaaaagccattGGGGGGAAAAGATGAAACACGATAAACATTTCTGAATTAACAAACTGGTTAAGTGCAATGAGAGGGTTAACACCATTCAGTAAGACCTGGGGAAACATCCATGTGACTAGTAGGGAAGGGTAATAGCCCACACATCCTTTATAGCAACTGTGTCCATGAAGAGCGAAGACTTCCCTTGTCTTTTCCACTATGTTTGACAGCTCTTTAAATCTTGTCCAGCAGCGGACGGGTCCGCGAGGGAGCGTTTCATGGCATGATCTTCAAATAAAAAGGAATAACTACAGCAAATTCTGCCGACACAGTAAAAGTTTGGGGGGGGGGCAAAAGGTGAATATATTGGCACAAAAAAGCCTCAGATTGGACAAGCGTTCAACCAAAGCGGGTGACGGCCCCAACCAGACTTCCTGTGATTTATTCTAAATCCACAGCTGACAGGATGACAGGCAGGAGAGAACAGGGTGTTTGCATGTTTAGATGTGTGTGttatggttgtgtgtgtgtgtgtgtgtgtgtatatgtgtgttatgtactgtatgtttgtgtgtgtggttggggTAGGGGGTTGTTTCTGTTGCTTTACAAGAGGAGACAGCAGTTGCTCTCTGTGGTTTTTTCTCTGTTCCTTTGACCTATAAAGAGAGGATAGCAGAGACATGAGGTGAGATAAAAACAACCAGCTGAAACTAGAGGAAAGCATGTATCGCTCTACAGACTCTGTGCGTGGGATGAGGATGAGGTTAGCAGCAATAGCAACCAACGCCCACTGCATGATGTATGTGAAAGTTCAAAGAAAATGGACCCTGAAACAGCAACTTCTGCTCTCCGCCTGGGCAGACACACTGCACTTTTGCCGCATTTCAACCAAGAagttccttcagcccattgttgtctgcgtttccatagCAAAGGtcaatactagagtacttccttgtccTGTGAATGAAGTGGTATACGAGTTGAAGcagcagtgctgtgtgtgtttgaccaatcagtgacagtcatccctgcaaaccccCCTCTgtaagttcctgtactttcagaaagtactactccccgaccagggccttttggggggtaaaatgtccccagaaccTAAATTGGACCCTGGTCAAAaagcaatgagttcctcaaaaggttcctagtccCTGGTGAAGGTTCCTGCGGTTGAAAGGGGGCTTTAAAAGGGTAACTACACCCTTAAATCCCGCTAAAACAGAGTGAGGGAACGACGACTGTTGGAGGCGGAGGCGTACAGTACATAGCCGTAGCCCTGATGTATGTCGTGGCTGTTCGTCAGCTCAAAAATCTTGCTAAGCTCTGAATACAGAAGTTATCCGTGAGCTCGTGTGTTGCGTTTACTGCGACTGAAGAGGAGTAAATCTGGTTCATGTATGACGTCAATTAAGTCAAGCTAATGCTACCAGCAGCTATGTGTGAGAGGCACAAAGTGGGGCTTTAGGCAGGATGTTTGTAATGAAACTGTTTTTGGTTGCCTTAGCTTGAAATGTTGCTGTTGAACTGAGCTTCAGTAACTTAACTTCGTCCAAAGTGAGCTTAACCACTTCAGCTTTTTTTGGCCCAGGAGCAGCGGAGTTCGCAGGCCTGCAGCAACCAAAGTCCCACACGATACCTCGTCCTGTGTGatgataacaatattatactgataaaaaaaaagatcctcaCCATGGGAGTTGGGCTCTGGAAGAGTCTCTCTGGCAACCAAGTGCATGACGGTCGTTCGGCCCGGGGGTAGCTTCAGAGCTttaaacaagaaaatacacCTCGAATTCAGACTGGCAGAAGACTGGGAGGTGAGAGGAAATACCTTGACTCCAACAGATGTGTTCATTTAGTCGTATCCTGCATCTGTGATACTGAATTAGGCCATACTACTGTGTATGACGTTGGTGCTCCAATGCATGCATTCATTTCAATTCAATCaaaccttttttaaaatgattattctTGGCCATTTATTGATTATATCATTTTATAGAATTCTGCAGTTTTACCTGTCGCTCTTTATTGTTTAGTATGACTATAATACACCTAACCAGATGGTTGTATTGGGTGGTGATGGTGAAGCATGTGTGTATgggtatatgtatgtatgtatgcatgtataccTCCGtttgtatgcatgcatgtatatatttatacacatttatgtatatatatttgtttttatcacctttttttttaccacttatCTATTTTATCATGATTGATATTTTCTGTGATGTTGTTTTAAGAGTTACcttattgtttttacatttgctacatttatctgcttttatctTCTTGTTTAGCACTTTGTGACATCTGTTTTgaaaagtgttatataaatgtattattatgattattattattaatattattattatcatttgcCTGTAAGCCTCCGGAGAGCTTTATGAAGCCTCAGCTACAATCTTATGAGCTGCATTTTGCCAATTTCCAGGCGTGTTTTTAGTGGCCAGATTACGGTGTCCTTGTTCAGAGGTGGTGTTTTACCTCCCAGGGTAACGTTGCCATGAAGGAAGCGTCCCTGGAAGATGAGGCGCAGTATACTGGGACTGctcaccctctcctcctcccatcctgtTGGAGAGCAGAGAAACAACACTTACTGTAGCCCAACCAACACTGGATCTTTGAGGCCAATACTGATATTGATATatagacatttaaaaaacactacATCAGCCTGTTTTatttacataaacacataataTAAATAAGATTCTTGATACAGGTCACTTAGACTTGTTTGTTTTCAAAATTGTGTCCAAGATATATACTGAGCAATATATtccagttaaaaaaacaactttaaatcAACTGTAATCATGAGTTTCTAAATTATCTTAAACCTTGTTTGGCATCTCTGTGCTGCATTTTCTTGTTACTTATCAGCTGCCAATATATACATTGATGCCAATATATCTGCAATAAGTCAATATCGATGTATTAGGCTGGTTTATTTATCGATCTAGCTCTATTGTTTACTGTCACTATCTACACCATAATACTGTTATTACCCATCCGGTTGCTTCTGACTTCTTATAAATGAATTTAGACTTTTAATAACAGTGAATTAAGGTTATCATTACAGGCATTGAGCAGTGGCAGGCCACAAAGAAAACTGACATAGAAAAGGAAATAATTAAACCAAACGAGTCAATTATTACATTTGTAAACTGAAAGCTATAACGACGTACCTTCAGGCCAGTTCTCAAATACATGCTTGGCGATGTCTGTGGCCGAGTCATTCGGGGAGAAAGTGAAGTCTTGCGTTTTCCCACTGACCAGGATAAGGCGGAGGTGCACCTAAAACAAAAAACCAAAACAGCTTAGCCGTAGTCCATAGACATGTCGTACAAGCCGACACCAAACTTCCATTAAAGTTCTTCTTAATTAGTTGTGGTGGAATCCCTCCACTTCCTCTAACCTCGTCAGACATGAGGTGACCTTTAGAGGGCTGTGAAGAGACGGGCATTCCAGTCTAATTAGATTTATCCACACCAGATCTCCACCCTCTGACTGGACGACTTCATTCACTGAGGGCTTACACTGAAGTGAGCCCCTGTTGCCGGAGACGACAACAGATAAGGGTGGGGCTGACGGGGGAACACTGGCCCTTTAGTTCCAGGGTGCTGCGAGCTCCTCTCCGGGCTGTCGGCCTAATGCGATAACCCCAGGTGTCCCAGACAGCTCTGGGCCATGTTATTAAATTTACATGGCCAGTGCGTAGCCCCGAGGGGGACTGTGCATATGTGTGGGAGGGTCTTTCACAGTGGGGTTTCCTCCAAATTTTATCCTCCGGGCAACTACACAAAACCAATCTGTTAGaaaaaacccacaaaaaaataaaaattgagcTGCTTGTCCAACATGCCTTGAAGGCCTAAATATTACACGAACATCAGGAAATGCATGTGGGACACTCCACACTTGTTCTACTACAAGATTATATCACATATTTATTGTGCATGCAAGgcacaaaaacatgtaaaagttCCAACACACATTGTAGTAGAGCTGACACAATGAACTGATTAAATGATCAACATAAAATGCACCTATTTTGATATTCAACTCATTCATTTGTCAACTTCCAACTTCTCAAATatgatgatttgctgcttttctttgtctgtgtgAACCTTCTTATGTGGAGTTTTTACcacacagaaaaaaacccaATATAAAGTAGGTCTGTCGGaggttttagcgggctcagttgtaaagctagagtgaagatactggtatccgatgaaactagaaaacctaaagaatccagtggtacctgtcagggtttctgttcaatatttatcattgttttgtgttgttaatttatctctaataataaaaatatacatacaattgcataaagcaagcatatttgcccacttatACATAATCCCCCAATTTTAAGGACAATGATCCTAAACatcaagacaaacaaaacaaggagtTTTTTGGACCAAACGGTGGATCTCTTGACCGACCAAATCAATCACCTGACCTCTGTCCAAGCTCGCTAAAGACCAGCATGAAATATGAAAGAAGTAAAGACTGTAAAGTTTCAACTGGAGATGGGAAGATCTTCAGCATCATCAGGGAAGACACCAAGTGGATGTCTGTGGGTCACTGACTTCAGGTAAAATAACGCCTGCACACTGACTCCAAACCACAAGTGTATTTAAATAGACAACGTTGGACCTTCGTCAGgtcaaaatgtctaaaaatggATACCACACCcacttatacagtatacactatACCAATAGGCTGATAGGCTTTATGGTGGCAGCTGTGGTTAACACGGGTGGTAATAAACATTATCATTGTTGGTGTATGTTGGATGTGTATGGGTTCTGGTTAAATATGCATCATTGCTCATCATCATGTACAATATTTGAATTCCTTTTCACTATTTTGGATATGAGATCTTATTGATATACTTAATAGATAGATGtctatttaaataaatggtGGTTTGGTGTCCTTCCAGCTCCTTCTCATGTATTTCAGGAAGTCACCAATAGCGAAGGATTTGCAGTCATGACTTTACATTTGAATTAATTTGTCCATttattttatactgtatgtatagtcAGCTCCCGGTCAGGAATGAAACATCACTTTGACCTGAATTATTGATCCGTTCTGGCCCTTAGTCGTCTAATTTATGCTGCAGCAAGCCCTGTTCCTTATTAATCCATTAATCCATCATCTCTAATCAATCATGCCGCTACTCCAAAAAATTACTTTGGAGAAAAAAAGCGTCTCATCAACTAAATCTTTCTACTGAGACATCTCTACTCAAGAGTCAGAATTGACAGATGGAATTCATTTTCCCCGACATTTACCCTTCTTCGAAAGGTGGGACATGAACTTTCTTTGGGTTCACAAATCTCAGAGGAGAGAACAAAGAGACTTAACCACGAGGTGTGACGTCAGGGAGGGACAACCCCACTCTCTGATCTGTTTACAAATACAATCCTCCCTCGGTGGTCCTctgccctcccctcccctcccatcccctcccctcccctccccccactGAACCGAATAACCTCAATGTGGGGTTACATGCCCATGTCATCATTAACGAGCTTTGTCCCCTTTCCCGTCCCTATCCCTTTCATCcccaacaaataaaaacaaagtcaaaTCTGCCTGGTTACCCGTGGCAACATGCCGCATCACAAATGTTCTTGAGGTTCTCCAATCCAAAGAAAGACAGTAAATCCTTCAAACACTGTTATGAATTACTTATTCAGGGTTACCAAAGGCTTATCTATTCTTGATGTTGGTCAAGTTATCTAAAAACATAACCATCTACAAACTAACGCCCCAGggctgctgcagagagagatgATCCATTAAAGCCCACTCTGCATCGCTATGGGTTTTTACCTGATGTAGGTGTCGTAGATGAACATACAATAAcatttttgtttaaataaaaTTTAAGACAATGTTCTGActgaatattattaaaaacgcccatcacaatttccaaCGGCCAtcttcagatgtcttgttttgtctgaccaacagccAAAACctgaaagatattcagtttttaattatataaaacagagaaaagcagaagcaaatcttcacattggGAATTCATAAccagcaattttttttattattattatttttaataatgaatcaattatcaaaattgttgcagatttattttctgtcactggattaactgattaattgataaattgttCCAACATTAAATGCCTCCCTATTACTCACAGTTGCACTAACACAACAGATTTGTCTAATTGACCAACCGGTCATCCTAAAATTAGAATAGACATCTTTATTGTCCACTCGAGTGGAAATTTGTCCTTGGCTTCAcagatatacatacatttaaaaggtTCCTTTGCCATGGATTAAATTAcatgagataaaaaaataatagtaatcataataataagtAATTGCCTGAGTGGCACAAACAGTTGGGATGAAAGTGCTAAAATTATTAACGATTAATACATATCTTAAACAGACAttataaaaaaacagcagcagccaaAAATATCTAATTAAATCATTTGTTAAGTAAGATGACAGAGGATGGAATAAAAGATATCTTAAAGATGTTTCTCGTTGCTGTGGGTACCCTGTATCATCATCCCGAAGGGAGTTTTTCAAATTCATTAAACAGAGGATGTAAAGGGTCCTGAACTATTAATGTTATGTTAGTGTTAAAATTTTCCATCTTTGATAATCTATTAAATGTGCtaatcatttatcaagcaaaaacacacaaaattcaGCTGGTTACAGcttcaaaaatacaaaaaaacttggtttgtgaaatattaatataaagtgAATTCTTGCAGGTGTAAAAGCAAGCAGCATGCCAGGTGTcataattaacaaaaaaatcatattcGTATAACTTCTACTATCATTTGTGATCCATCTCTACATGTGTTGTCCATTCCTATAGTAGGGGGGCTGTGGCCAGGATTTATTAAGAGGGAACAATCAATTGGCGTCTAAACCTTGAAAGGAAAGTAGGGCAACGTTTTAACTGAGATTAGACAGATGGTGTTCACAGGAACAGCAGTCACTGTCCCAGCTAAGTGTTGTGGACGTTGGCTAATCCATGACACCCCCTCCTACTCCGACCCCCAAAACCCTCAATTATTTTAACTTGAGGAAACGTGTATGTAATGTTATCACCATAATAATCATGTGTATTATGTCTGTATATCATGTgtgaccagggtctgaaattaagttttCTCCTCAGGtaccactgtggcaggtcactgaacagttctactagccacacaatttttttgtcgattcaatatattgcgatacattgcggtactgtaagcaaggcaatatattgatttttttaaaatcttattttcatagtataaaaaatataccgccatatgcataaaatctgagtaaaagaaacatttattaacttttttatgcaatcagaatagtaggatctgcatttgcatttctctttgcaaataaaataaagtattgactgagttaatctttgcttgtaaactattaattagaaatcaatacagagtttttgagaatcgatacagtatcacaaatcaTAATATTGCAATGCTCCAATTTTCTTCCACccctagtaaacactgagtcagtggtaacagAGATATATGTGATCTGATTTACACTTATTTAATGCTGGAACTGTAAATAGATTATTAGGAGTTAGTGAAACAGTAATTTATTACATGCCATCTATAGTTACATCCAAATGTCCATCATGTGAATAAAAAGACTGAGTATTCCAGCTTTAAAGGGAAGTTATCTTGACAGTATTCTCTTCAAAGATAATGTgcattgtatatatgtgtatagcCTATATAGATTTTTTCACAgagaaatatggatcatgtaaccttaatcactgaatatttttaatttagaaatTGCTTTTGAAAAATAAGTGAGGAAAACCTGCAGAAAAactggcaggtgacctgaaatgtttacctgccacagtcaacatttaccctgtatttggcaggtggcaggtgctaatttcctTCCCTGTGTGTGACAGGCTACAATGCAGGCAACTTCATTTTCATGCTGCTGctaaaaaaacatgagaaagGTGTCAGGCCCTGACTGACTCACCATATCAAGATCCCTCTGGGTGGTCATGGCtcaggaaggaggaaggaggccgTGGACGTGGATCAGAGAGGACAGGGCTGGTGTGCTTCAGCTGCTGGAGACGGGGCCAGAGCCctaacacaaacaacacaacacaacaaacaaacactgtgaAGAAGCTGCTTCCCACAGCCTGGCACCAGAACTGCACTGCACATAATCCCATTATTATCCACCGAGCTAACACGTCAATAACATTACAGCTAACATCAACAACGCTGTCAATCAAAACCACAGAACATGCACATGATTGATTAGCTACCTGAAGTATAAGTAGTGAACAAACAGGCTTTGATTAAGctaattaaaataacaaactgAGCGTGTCAGGCTGCGACAGCGACGAGCTTAGTAGCTTATATCTAACAGATGACGTTAAGATAGCGGGCTAATGTCTCTTATTTTAGCTGGATTCAATCATATATGATAAGTAGAAGGCTTTAGTTGATGTTGTTAATCAGCTAGAAGTGTGTCATCCCAAAGGACACCGACTGGCACCGAGTTTCGTCCTGACAGATGTCGAAACTGATCGCTGCGAACAGGAAGGCTtctagcattagcattagctgcTGTGTTAGCTTATGCTAATTCCGCTATCGCTGGCTAACTAACGATAAATGTGTAAACGGCAGTATGTGTGCCGTCG from Sebastes fasciatus isolate fSebFas1 chromosome 10, fSebFas1.pri, whole genome shotgun sequence carries:
- the ubl3b gene encoding ubiquitin-like protein 3b, whose amino-acid sequence is MTTQRDLDMVHLRLILVSGKTQDFTFSPNDSATDIAKHVFENWPEGWEEERVSSPSILRLIFQGRFLHGNVTLGALKLPPGRTTVMHLVARETLPEPNSHGQRNREKTTESNCCLLL